A DNA window from Methylobacterium sp. NMS14P contains the following coding sequences:
- the moaB gene encoding molybdenum cofactor biosynthesis protein B, giving the protein MADQTDARRFIPLNIAVLTVSDTRRPEDDRSGDTLAQRLTEAGHILAARSIVPDEVRAIRARVEAWLRDPGVDVVITTGGTGFTGRDVTPEALEPLFEKRMDGFSAVFHRISYDKIGTSTLQSRATAGVAQATYVFVLPGSPGACRDAWDGILAQQLDYRHRPCNFVEIMPRLDEHLRRGASLTV; this is encoded by the coding sequence ATGGCCGATCAGACCGACGCCCGCCGCTTCATCCCCCTGAACATCGCGGTCCTGACCGTCTCCGACACGCGCCGCCCGGAGGACGACCGCTCGGGCGACACCCTGGCCCAGCGCCTCACCGAGGCGGGGCACATTCTGGCGGCCCGGTCGATCGTCCCGGACGAGGTCCGGGCGATCCGCGCGCGGGTGGAGGCGTGGCTGCGCGACCCCGGGGTCGATGTGGTGATCACCACCGGCGGGACCGGCTTCACCGGCCGCGACGTGACGCCCGAGGCGCTGGAGCCGCTGTTCGAGAAGCGCATGGACGGCTTCTCGGCCGTGTTCCACCGGATCTCGTACGACAAGATCGGCACCTCGACCCTGCAGTCCCGCGCCACCGCGGGGGTCGCGCAGGCCACCTACGTGTTCGTGCTGCCGGGCTCGCCCGGCGCCTGCCGCGACGCCTGGGACGGGATCCTCGCCCAGCAGCTCGACTACCGGCACCGGCCCTGCAACTTCGTGGAGATCATGCCGCGCCTCGACGAGCACCTGCGGCGCGGCGCGAGCCTCACGGTGTGA
- the maiA gene encoding maleylacetoacetate isomerase: MHMYGNWRSAAAFRVRIALKLKGIAYEETFIDLDAGDQHRPEFRTINPQGAVPALFDGDGPPLTQSLAILDYLEETRGGVRLLPEEPRARARARSLAQVVACDTHPLYVPRVRTFLMEHYGLPRERMLDFLRNAFETGLRTLEARLSTEPGTGRFCQGDSVSHADLCLVSLWVGTGIFGIDTAAYPTVARIAEACLALPAVAEAHPLRQPGAPPA; encoded by the coding sequence ATGCACATGTACGGCAACTGGCGTTCGGCCGCGGCCTTCCGGGTGCGGATCGCCCTGAAGCTGAAGGGCATCGCGTACGAGGAGACCTTCATCGACCTCGACGCGGGCGACCAGCACAGGCCGGAATTCCGCACGATCAACCCGCAGGGCGCGGTGCCGGCGCTGTTCGACGGCGACGGGCCGCCGCTCACCCAGTCGCTGGCGATCCTCGACTACCTGGAGGAGACGCGCGGCGGCGTGCGCCTCCTGCCCGAGGAGCCCCGGGCGCGGGCCCGGGCCCGCTCGCTGGCGCAGGTGGTCGCGTGCGACACCCACCCGCTCTACGTGCCCCGGGTGCGCACCTTCCTGATGGAGCATTACGGCCTGCCCCGGGAGCGGATGCTGGACTTCCTGCGCAACGCCTTCGAGACCGGCCTCAGGACCCTGGAGGCGCGCCTCTCGACCGAGCCGGGGACGGGCCGGTTCTGCCAGGGCGACTCGGTGAGCCACGCCGACCTCTGCCTCGTGAGCCTCTGGGTCGGGACGGGCATCTTCGGCATCGACACGGCGGCCTACCCGACGGTCGCGCGAATCGCCGAGGCCTGCCTCGCCCTGCCGGCGGTCGCGGAGGCACATCCGCTGCGTCAGCCGGGCGCCCCGCCGGCGTGA
- a CDS encoding NAD(P)/FAD-dependent oxidoreductase: protein MASVENESGLHRVVVVGGGAAGLQLVTKLGDKLGRGKRAHITLVDRARTHIWKPLLHEVAAGSLDVGHHAVDYLHHAHMHGFRYRIGRMTGLDREARTIQLAASYDAEGREVTPERAVPYDTLVMAVGSTTNDFGTPGVAEHAIALDTQDQAVRFHQRLVNASLRAHTQVGPVRPGQLHVTVIGAGATGTELAAELHRTLRHVVSTGLDKIDPGKDIRITLVEAADRILPAVPQRLSAEVMQLLNKIGVDVRVKARVTEVRADGVQLADGTFIPSELVVWAAGVKAPPFLQGIGGLETTRTNQLVVTPTLQTTRDPDIFALGDCAYLVEAGSDTPVPPRAQAAHQQASHLISQIPAKIDGKPLKPFRYKDFGSLVSLGEYSTVGSLMGFVRGKNMLIAGLFARMMYRSLYKMHERALHGTAKTALDTLARALTRRTEPRVKLH from the coding sequence ATGGCATCCGTCGAGAACGAGTCCGGTCTTCATCGTGTCGTGGTGGTCGGCGGCGGCGCCGCCGGACTGCAGCTGGTCACGAAGCTCGGCGACAAGCTCGGGCGCGGCAAGCGCGCGCACATCACCCTCGTGGACCGCGCCCGGACGCACATCTGGAAGCCGCTGCTCCACGAGGTGGCGGCCGGCAGCCTCGACGTCGGCCACCACGCGGTGGACTACCTGCACCACGCCCACATGCACGGCTTCCGCTACCGGATCGGGCGGATGACCGGGCTCGACCGGGAGGCGCGCACGATCCAGCTGGCCGCGAGCTACGACGCGGAAGGGCGCGAGGTCACGCCCGAGCGCGCCGTCCCCTACGACACGCTGGTGATGGCGGTGGGCTCGACCACCAACGATTTCGGCACGCCCGGCGTCGCCGAGCACGCCATCGCCCTCGACACTCAGGACCAGGCGGTGCGCTTCCACCAGCGCCTCGTGAACGCCTCGCTGCGGGCGCACACGCAGGTCGGCCCCGTCCGGCCCGGCCAGCTCCACGTCACGGTGATCGGCGCGGGCGCGACCGGGACGGAACTCGCGGCCGAGCTGCACCGGACCCTGCGCCACGTCGTCTCCACCGGGCTCGACAAGATCGATCCGGGCAAGGACATCCGCATCACCCTGGTCGAGGCCGCCGACCGGATCCTGCCGGCGGTGCCGCAGCGCCTCTCGGCGGAGGTGATGCAGCTCCTCAACAAGATCGGCGTCGACGTGCGCGTGAAGGCGCGGGTCACCGAGGTCCGCGCGGACGGCGTGCAGCTCGCGGACGGCACCTTCATCCCGTCCGAGCTGGTCGTCTGGGCGGCGGGCGTGAAGGCGCCGCCCTTCCTGCAGGGCATCGGCGGGCTGGAGACGACGCGGACCAACCAGCTGGTGGTGACGCCGACGCTGCAGACCACCCGCGATCCCGACATCTTCGCCCTCGGCGACTGCGCCTACCTGGTGGAGGCCGGCTCCGACACGCCGGTGCCGCCGCGCGCGCAGGCGGCCCACCAGCAGGCGAGCCACCTGATTAGCCAGATCCCGGCCAAGATCGACGGCAAGCCGCTGAAGCCGTTCCGGTACAAGGATTTCGGCTCGCTGGTCTCGCTCGGCGAGTACTCGACCGTGGGCAGCCTGATGGGCTTCGTCCGCGGCAAGAACATGCTCATCGCCGGTCTGTTCGCCCGGATGATGTACCGCTCGCTCTACAAGATGCACGAGCGGGCGCTGCACGGCACGGCCAAGACCGCCCTCGACACCCTGGCCCGCGCGCTCACCCGGCGCACCGAGCCGCGGGTGAAGCTGCACTGA
- a CDS encoding EthD family reductase has translation MILVSVMYPAGPSFDMGYYLGHHMPLVRERWSSLGLHDAKVVKGAGTPDGGAAPFQVMALLTFESVDAFKKAVAAHGEEIFADIPNFTPAQAQVQLNDFAENP, from the coding sequence ATGATCCTGGTAAGCGTGATGTACCCGGCCGGCCCGAGCTTCGACATGGGCTACTATCTCGGACACCACATGCCGCTGGTGCGCGAGCGCTGGTCGTCCCTCGGCCTCCACGACGCGAAGGTCGTCAAGGGCGCCGGCACGCCGGACGGCGGCGCCGCCCCGTTCCAGGTGATGGCCCTGCTGACCTTCGAGTCGGTCGACGCCTTCAAGAAGGCCGTGGCCGCCCACGGCGAGGAGATCTTCGCCGACATCCCGAACTTCACCCCGGCGCAGGCCCAGGTGCAGCTCAACGACTTCGCGGAAAACCCGTGA
- a CDS encoding ATP-binding protein yields the protein MNTQPDNERDRLEALEALAILGTPSEPHFEAVCRTARRLFGVRSAFVAFLGETHQWLKTPCAGVPTTMRREESFCQHTIRSDALVVVPDARRDPRFRDLPVTGAPDGIRFYVGIALSLQPGLRVGTLCLADPEPRSDFSPEDAAAFRDLAEVVVAHLRLTEANARRDREIAQAAIREALIREQHREINARARAQEAANHQLTMAEQLASVGNWRVELAEGQPIWSASLYAIAGRDPATPPPHLDAFSQIYHPADRARLEAIVADAIARRVRFDFEARLLRPDGELRDVVVRGMARGEGAGAGLFGVLIDVTERRRAEDEVRRSELRYRGLAEALPLLVWTMRVGDGQATYINAQFQSYYGPIGPERAERLVRNHPEDAAAMDAAWARAVETGTGYSGQWRIRRHDGVYRWHKLSLIPIRLDPADGAVAEWLGTALDVDDIVTARLAVEEASGLLDIALDAAEAGTWDWDMRTGLAVLSPESARMHGLPETGAAHTISASAWTALIDPDDVADVWNEIRRAVESGTPYAAEFRVGARWLYARGRTLSGADGQPQRMVGLHLDITERKAVEAALRTATRDAEAARTEAERASAAKSEFLAAMSHEIRTPLNGILGYAELLLDGDAIQNEDRRRLELIQSSGAALLTVVNDILDFSKIEAGELTLDPVTFPLVSIVDGTVSIVRGSALRSGLAIEARIDPALPAFVVGDAGRLRQVLLNLLNNAVKFTPEGSVTVTVEREADGVAPDGRPGDTVRFSVVDTGIGIAPAQQDRLFKRFSQVDGSISRRFGGTGLGLAISRHLVTLMGGEIGVESREGAGSTFWFRLVLPRGEQGAGVSGAAVDAGTPPQPPPVTAPAAGDVRGAPLRLLLVEDVPLNQELACAVLESQGYAVDVAGDGAEAITAVGSSVAAGRAYDLVLMDVQMPRVDGLTATRRIRALAPPACDIPIVAMTANVLPSQIEELREAGMDDYVGKPFRRADLFATISRWTAPGARRPARAEEPRRLPQVDSAVLDAAVLTEMEASFGADRVGALLDLLANELSERFRPSETDRLQIAHDAHALVAAAGLLGFVGLSSLCREVEAAAHAGADLMPLIRRLEIQRATALRAIRQLRAA from the coding sequence TTGAACACACAGCCGGACAACGAGCGCGACCGGCTCGAGGCCCTCGAGGCCCTCGCGATCCTCGGGACCCCGTCCGAGCCGCATTTCGAGGCCGTCTGCCGGACGGCCCGGCGCCTGTTCGGCGTGCGCAGCGCGTTCGTGGCCTTCCTCGGCGAGACACATCAGTGGCTGAAGACGCCCTGCGCCGGGGTGCCGACCACGATGCGGCGGGAGGAGAGCTTCTGCCAGCACACGATCCGCAGCGACGCCCTCGTGGTGGTCCCCGACGCGCGGCGCGACCCGCGCTTCCGCGACCTGCCCGTCACCGGCGCACCGGACGGGATCCGGTTCTACGTGGGCATCGCCCTCAGCCTCCAGCCGGGGCTGCGGGTCGGAACCCTCTGCCTCGCCGATCCCGAGCCCCGCTCCGACTTCTCGCCCGAGGACGCGGCCGCCTTCCGCGACCTCGCCGAGGTCGTCGTGGCGCATCTGCGCCTCACGGAGGCCAACGCGCGGCGCGACCGGGAGATCGCGCAGGCGGCGATCCGCGAGGCGCTGATCCGCGAGCAGCACCGGGAGATCAACGCCCGGGCCCGCGCCCAGGAGGCGGCGAACCACCAGCTCACCATGGCCGAGCAGCTCGCCAGCGTCGGGAACTGGCGCGTGGAGCTCGCCGAGGGGCAGCCGATCTGGTCGGCCAGCCTGTACGCCATCGCGGGCCGCGACCCCGCGACCCCGCCGCCGCACCTCGACGCCTTCTCGCAGATCTACCATCCCGCCGACCGCGCCCGGCTCGAGGCGATCGTCGCGGACGCGATCGCCCGCAGGGTCCGGTTCGATTTCGAGGCCCGGCTGCTGCGGCCGGACGGCGAGCTCCGCGACGTCGTCGTGCGCGGCATGGCCCGGGGGGAGGGCGCGGGCGCCGGCCTGTTCGGCGTGCTGATCGACGTGACCGAGCGCCGGCGCGCCGAGGACGAGGTTCGCCGCAGCGAGCTGCGCTACCGGGGCCTCGCCGAGGCGCTGCCGCTCCTGGTCTGGACCATGCGGGTCGGGGACGGCCAGGCGACCTATATCAACGCGCAGTTCCAGTCCTATTACGGGCCGATCGGGCCCGAGCGCGCGGAGCGCCTCGTCCGGAACCACCCGGAGGATGCCGCCGCCATGGACGCGGCCTGGGCCCGGGCGGTCGAGACCGGAACGGGCTACAGCGGCCAGTGGCGGATCCGGCGCCACGACGGCGTCTACCGGTGGCACAAGCTCTCGCTGATCCCGATCCGCCTCGACCCGGCGGACGGCGCGGTGGCGGAGTGGCTCGGGACCGCCCTCGACGTCGACGACATCGTCACGGCGCGGCTCGCCGTCGAGGAGGCGAGCGGCCTGCTGGACATCGCCCTCGACGCCGCGGAGGCCGGCACCTGGGACTGGGACATGCGCACCGGGCTCGCCGTCCTCAGCCCGGAGAGCGCGCGGATGCACGGCCTGCCGGAGACCGGCGCCGCCCACACGATCTCGGCCTCCGCGTGGACGGCGCTGATCGATCCCGACGACGTGGCCGATGTCTGGAACGAGATCCGGCGGGCGGTCGAGTCCGGCACCCCCTACGCGGCCGAGTTCCGGGTCGGGGCGCGCTGGCTCTACGCGCGGGGCCGGACGCTCAGCGGCGCCGACGGGCAGCCGCAGCGCATGGTCGGCCTCCATCTCGACATCACCGAGCGCAAGGCGGTCGAGGCGGCCCTGCGCACCGCCACGCGGGACGCCGAGGCGGCCCGCACCGAGGCGGAGCGGGCGAGCGCGGCCAAGAGCGAGTTCCTCGCCGCCATGAGCCACGAGATCCGCACCCCGCTGAACGGCATCCTGGGCTACGCCGAGCTGCTCCTCGACGGCGACGCGATCCAGAACGAGGACCGGCGCCGCCTGGAGCTGATCCAGAGCTCCGGCGCGGCGCTGCTCACGGTCGTCAACGACATCCTCGACTTCTCGAAGATCGAGGCGGGCGAGCTGACCCTCGATCCGGTCACCTTCCCGCTGGTCTCGATCGTCGACGGCACGGTCTCGATCGTGCGGGGCAGCGCGCTCCGCAGCGGCCTCGCCATCGAGGCCCGGATCGACCCGGCCCTGCCGGCCTTCGTGGTCGGCGACGCTGGACGCCTGCGTCAGGTGCTGCTCAACCTGCTGAACAACGCCGTGAAATTCACGCCCGAGGGCTCGGTCACGGTGACCGTGGAGCGGGAGGCTGACGGCGTTGCCCCCGACGGCCGCCCCGGCGACACGGTCCGGTTCTCCGTGGTCGATACCGGCATCGGCATCGCCCCGGCGCAGCAGGACCGGCTGTTCAAGCGGTTCAGCCAGGTCGACGGCTCGATCAGCCGCCGCTTCGGTGGGACCGGCCTCGGTCTCGCGATCTCCCGGCACCTCGTGACGCTGATGGGCGGCGAGATCGGGGTCGAGAGCCGCGAGGGCGCGGGCTCGACCTTCTGGTTCCGGCTGGTGCTGCCCCGCGGCGAGCAGGGCGCCGGGGTCTCGGGCGCCGCGGTCGACGCGGGCACGCCGCCGCAACCGCCCCCGGTCACGGCTCCGGCGGCCGGGGATGTCCGGGGCGCGCCGCTGCGGCTGCTCCTCGTCGAGGACGTGCCGCTCAACCAGGAACTCGCCTGCGCGGTGCTCGAATCCCAGGGCTACGCGGTGGACGTCGCCGGGGACGGCGCCGAGGCGATCACGGCGGTCGGGTCGTCCGTCGCGGCGGGCCGGGCCTACGATCTCGTGCTGATGGACGTCCAGATGCCCCGCGTCGACGGGCTCACGGCCACGCGCCGCATCCGCGCCCTCGCGCCGCCCGCCTGCGACATCCCGATCGTCGCCATGACCGCCAACGTCCTGCCGTCGCAGATCGAGGAGCTGCGCGAGGCCGGGATGGACGATTACGTCGGCAAGCCGTTCCGGCGGGCCGACCTCTTCGCCACGATCAGCCGCTGGACGGCACCGGGCGCGCGGCGGCCGGCTCGGGCCGAGGAGCCGCGCCGCCTGCCGCAGGTGGACTCGGCCGTGCTCGACGCGGCGGTGCTGACCGAGATGGAGGCGAGCTTCGGCGCCGATCGCGTCGGGGCGCTGCTCGATCTCCTGGCGAACGAGCTGTCCGAGCGGTTCCGGCCGAGCGAGACCGACCGCCTGCAGATCGCCCACGACGCCCACGCCCTGGTGGCGGCGGCCGGGCTTCTGGGCTTCGTCGGCCTGTCGAGCCTGTGCCGCGAGGTCGAGGCCGCCGCCCACGCGGGCGCCGACCTGATGCCGCTGATCCGGCGCCTGGAGATCCAGCGGGCGACCGCGCTCCGCGCCATCCGGCAGCTGCGCGCGGCCTGA
- a CDS encoding O-antigen ligase family protein, whose protein sequence is MAHTAAPAGPVPSGSAGGVPLIVAVEGLAKALFAAFIFFACFAFSETSPYDAVAIPTILLWLCLGVRLHRGAVPLVALLLLYLAAIVTALLPYLNEEFPVTWTVQLIYLSITCIFFAMFFADDTHARMELALKAYTASCVFSAALGIVGYLQWLGIEDLFYKYDRASGTFQDPNVFGSFLTLGALYLMHGLLTGSTRRPLVSLAGLLIIVAGIFLSFSRGSWGGSVVAVLLMVGSVYAGSAAPRLRRRIVLLTLATIVLGTVAVIGLLSVDHVHKMFETRAALTQDYDQGETGRFGNQIRGFAMLLERPFGMGPMHWRLTFGLEPHNSYIGSFANGGWLGGAVFIGLVAATGLVGFRLLARPSPVRAHAQIVWPALLMFFLQAVQIDIEKWRHVYMMLGMVWALEAARLRAGTPPQAGALETRR, encoded by the coding sequence ATGGCCCACACCGCAGCGCCCGCAGGCCCGGTCCCGTCCGGGTCGGCGGGCGGAGTCCCGCTCATCGTGGCCGTCGAGGGGCTGGCCAAGGCGCTGTTCGCGGCGTTCATCTTCTTCGCCTGCTTCGCCTTCTCGGAGACGTCGCCCTACGACGCGGTCGCGATCCCCACGATCCTGCTCTGGCTCTGCCTCGGCGTGCGGCTGCACCGCGGGGCGGTGCCCCTGGTGGCGCTCCTCCTGCTCTACCTCGCGGCCATCGTCACCGCGCTGCTGCCGTACCTGAACGAGGAGTTCCCGGTCACCTGGACCGTGCAGCTGATCTACCTCTCGATCACCTGCATCTTCTTCGCCATGTTCTTCGCGGACGACACGCACGCCCGGATGGAGCTGGCGCTCAAGGCCTACACGGCGAGCTGCGTGTTCTCGGCGGCTTTGGGCATCGTCGGCTACCTGCAATGGCTCGGGATCGAGGACCTGTTCTACAAGTACGACCGGGCCTCGGGCACGTTCCAGGACCCGAACGTCTTCGGCTCGTTCCTGACGCTCGGCGCCCTCTACCTGATGCACGGCCTGCTCACCGGCTCCACCCGCCGGCCGCTCGTGTCCCTCGCCGGCCTGCTGATCATCGTGGCCGGCATCTTCCTGTCGTTCTCGCGCGGGTCCTGGGGCGGGAGCGTCGTCGCGGTGCTCCTGATGGTGGGATCGGTCTACGCCGGCAGCGCCGCCCCGCGCCTGCGCCGCCGCATCGTGCTCCTGACGCTCGCGACGATCGTCCTCGGCACCGTCGCGGTGATCGGGCTGCTCTCGGTCGACCACGTGCACAAGATGTTCGAGACCCGGGCGGCCCTGACCCAGGACTACGACCAGGGCGAGACCGGGCGCTTCGGCAACCAGATCCGGGGCTTCGCCATGCTGCTGGAGCGGCCGTTCGGGATGGGGCCGATGCACTGGCGGCTGACCTTCGGGCTCGAACCGCACAATTCATACATCGGCTCCTTCGCCAACGGCGGCTGGCTCGGCGGGGCCGTGTTCATCGGCCTCGTGGCGGCGACCGGCCTCGTCGGGTTCCGGCTCCTGGCGCGGCCGTCGCCGGTCCGGGCGCACGCCCAGATCGTCTGGCCGGCGCTGCTGATGTTCTTCCTGCAGGCCGTCCAGATCGACATCGAGAAGTGGCGCCACGTCTACATGATGCTGGGCATGGTCTGGGCGCTGGAGGCCGCGCGGTTGCGCGCGGGCACGCCGCCGCAGGCGGGCGCGCTTGAAACGCGGCGCTAG
- a CDS encoding CobW family GTP-binding protein gives MSDSSNASAPAAPGSAAGKIPVTVLTGYLGAGKTTLLNRILTENHGKRYAVIVNEFGEIGIDNDLVVGADEEVFEMNNGCVCCTVRGDLIRIMDGLVKRRGKFDAIIVETTGLADPAPVAQTFFVDQDVGEAARLDAVVTVADAKWLSDRLKDAPEAKNQIAFADVILLNKSDLVSPADLDRVEAEIRTINPLAKLHRTQNCAVPLDAVLERNAFDLDRILDVEPDFLEAGHHHHHDSDIRSISAKIDGAVDPDKFMPWISNLTQSQGPDILRCKGIVAFPDEPKRFVFQGVHMILDGDVQGDWGQDEERVSRVVFIGRNLDPAAITEGFEACRA, from the coding sequence ATGTCCGATTCGAGCAACGCTTCCGCCCCGGCCGCTCCCGGTTCAGCCGCCGGCAAGATCCCGGTCACCGTGCTCACCGGCTATCTCGGCGCGGGCAAGACCACGCTCCTCAACCGGATCCTCACCGAGAACCACGGCAAGCGCTACGCCGTGATCGTCAACGAGTTCGGCGAGATCGGCATCGACAACGACCTCGTCGTCGGCGCGGACGAGGAGGTGTTCGAGATGAACAACGGCTGCGTCTGCTGCACGGTGCGCGGCGACCTGATCCGGATCATGGACGGGCTGGTCAAGCGCCGGGGCAAGTTCGACGCGATCATCGTCGAGACGACCGGGCTCGCCGACCCGGCCCCCGTGGCGCAGACCTTCTTCGTCGACCAGGATGTCGGCGAGGCCGCCCGCCTCGACGCCGTGGTGACGGTGGCCGACGCCAAGTGGCTGTCCGACCGCCTGAAGGACGCGCCCGAGGCCAAGAACCAGATCGCCTTCGCGGACGTGATCCTGCTCAACAAGAGCGACCTCGTCTCCCCGGCCGACCTCGACCGCGTCGAGGCCGAGATCCGCACGATCAACCCGCTGGCCAAGCTCCACCGGACGCAGAACTGCGCCGTGCCCCTCGACGCGGTCCTCGAGCGCAACGCCTTCGACCTCGACCGCATCCTCGACGTCGAGCCCGACTTCCTCGAGGCGGGGCACCACCACCATCACGATTCCGACATCCGCTCGATCTCGGCGAAGATCGACGGCGCGGTCGATCCGGACAAGTTCATGCCGTGGATCTCGAACCTGACCCAGTCGCAGGGGCCGGACATCCTGCGGTGCAAGGGGATCGTGGCCTTCCCGGACGAGCCGAAGCGCTTCGTCTTCCAGGGCGTGCACATGATCCTCGACGGCGACGTGCAGGGCGACTGGGGCCAGGACGAGGAGCGGGTCTCGCGGGTGGTGTTCATCGGCCGCAACCTCGATCCGGCGGCGATCACGGAGGGCTTCGAGGCCTGCCGCGCCTGA
- a CDS encoding efflux RND transporter periplasmic adaptor subunit, with protein MDARNPLDQDEAVTVPARGRRWPGLLVAVVLLAAGLGAAVAFPDRTRETAAHLVAAVTGLFASGNPDPGIDVERAGPVERVFRPSKEQRAAFEILPVANLVFRPEGSAEGRIALNDDDNVPVVSPYAGRVTKVLVRAGDDVKAGDVLLTLEATDMVQAQNDYQAAVNNLQKQQALLKLDQTIAQRQQELFQAHATALKDYQSAQNDVIAAQSDLKTAEGALDAVKSRLRLLGKTDAEIAAFEKKGTMSAETQIRAPIAGTIVQRKVGIGQYLSASSDPVFVIGDLSTVWLVANVRESEIPRIRIGQEVEAKVAGFGARVFKARVNYMASSLDPATRRLAVRSEVDNPDRVLRPEMFATYTIITGKGEPSPSVPVAAIVYEGDRTHVWVARPDGAVEARDIKLGLINGDNAQVVQGLRAGEQVVTRGALFIDRAATGDKAS; from the coding sequence ATGGACGCCCGAAATCCGCTGGACCAGGACGAGGCCGTCACCGTGCCCGCGCGCGGGCGCCGGTGGCCCGGCCTGCTGGTCGCCGTCGTCCTGCTCGCGGCCGGCCTCGGCGCCGCCGTCGCGTTTCCCGACCGGACCCGCGAGACCGCCGCGCACCTCGTCGCGGCCGTGACCGGGCTGTTCGCCTCGGGCAACCCCGACCCGGGCATCGACGTGGAGAGGGCCGGTCCGGTGGAGCGGGTGTTCCGGCCCTCCAAGGAGCAGCGCGCCGCCTTCGAGATCCTGCCGGTCGCCAACCTCGTGTTCCGGCCCGAGGGCTCGGCCGAGGGACGGATCGCCCTCAACGACGACGACAACGTCCCGGTGGTCTCGCCCTATGCCGGCCGGGTGACGAAGGTCCTGGTCCGGGCCGGCGACGACGTGAAGGCCGGCGACGTGCTGCTGACGCTCGAGGCCACCGACATGGTCCAGGCGCAGAACGACTATCAGGCCGCCGTGAACAACCTCCAGAAGCAGCAGGCGCTCCTGAAGCTCGACCAGACCATCGCGCAGCGCCAGCAGGAGCTGTTCCAGGCCCACGCGACGGCGCTGAAGGACTACCAGTCGGCCCAGAACGACGTCATCGCCGCCCAGAGCGACCTGAAGACCGCCGAGGGCGCCCTCGACGCGGTGAAGAGCCGCCTGCGCCTGCTGGGCAAGACCGACGCCGAGATCGCCGCCTTCGAGAAGAAGGGCACGATGAGCGCCGAGACGCAGATCCGGGCGCCGATCGCCGGCACGATCGTCCAGCGCAAGGTCGGCATCGGACAGTACCTCTCCGCCTCCAGCGACCCGGTCTTCGTGATCGGCGACCTGTCGACGGTCTGGCTCGTGGCCAACGTTCGCGAGAGCGAGATCCCGCGGATCCGCATCGGCCAGGAGGTCGAGGCGAAGGTGGCGGGCTTCGGCGCCCGGGTGTTCAAGGCCCGGGTGAACTACATGGCTTCCAGCCTCGACCCGGCGACGCGGCGGCTCGCGGTGCGCAGCGAGGTCGACAACCCGGACCGGGTGCTGCGCCCGGAGATGTTCGCCACCTACACGATCATCACCGGCAAGGGCGAGCCGAGCCCGAGCGTGCCGGTGGCCGCCATCGTCTACGAGGGCGACCGCACCCACGTCTGGGTGGCCCGGCCGGACGGCGCCGTGGAGGCGCGCGACATCAAGCTCGGCCTGATCAACGGCGACAACGCGCAGGTCGTCCAGGGCCTGCGCGCGGGCGAGCAGGTCGTCACCCGGGGAGCCCTGTTCATCGACCGGGCGGCCACCGGCGACAAGGCGTCCTGA